Proteins encoded in a region of the Candidatus Eisenbacteria bacterium genome:
- a CDS encoding FAD-dependent oxidoreductase translates to MALPARNTLAVIGAGPVGLEAALAALDAGFDVHVFERGDVGAHLSAWGHVRLFTPWRMNVGTTSRERLERSGWKWSDPEACPTGAELVAQVLEPLALLPELKDRVHTHAQVVHVSRRGTLKGDLVANPERREFPFRLLVRDTGGRENFIHAFNVIDASGVYGTPNWAGDGGIPARQELYLGPQLSYHLDDVKGLRRERYAGKRTMVIGAGHSAATVVRDLAELATEAPGTRVLWATRGDAATLFLERADDSLPERATLDRGARALVAGADPAVTHVGGAVIEGFEFNSATHRYRVALRIGEQTRNEEVDQVIVNTGYGPDNSIYRELQIHECYGSRGPMKLSAAILGASGAAGGDCTKMPAFGIDALANPEPDYFIVGNKSYARYSSFLLETGYRQVADVVASLAANPTSLASAAVGTAAVSSPTG, encoded by the coding sequence ATGGCCCTCCCCGCCCGCAACACTCTCGCCGTGATCGGAGCCGGTCCGGTCGGCCTCGAAGCTGCACTCGCCGCGCTCGACGCCGGCTTCGACGTGCACGTCTTCGAGCGCGGGGACGTTGGCGCTCATCTGAGCGCATGGGGGCACGTGCGGCTGTTCACACCGTGGCGCATGAACGTGGGGACGACTTCGCGCGAGCGCCTCGAGCGCAGCGGTTGGAAGTGGTCGGATCCGGAGGCCTGCCCGACCGGCGCCGAACTCGTCGCGCAGGTTCTCGAGCCGCTCGCCTTGTTGCCGGAGCTGAAGGACCGCGTCCACACGCACGCGCAGGTCGTGCACGTGTCGCGGCGCGGTACGCTCAAGGGCGATCTCGTCGCGAATCCGGAACGTCGCGAGTTTCCATTTCGGTTGCTGGTCCGCGACACCGGGGGACGCGAGAACTTCATTCACGCTTTCAACGTGATCGATGCCTCGGGCGTCTACGGCACCCCGAACTGGGCGGGCGACGGCGGGATCCCGGCACGTCAGGAACTCTATCTGGGCCCGCAGCTGAGCTATCACCTCGACGACGTGAAGGGGCTGCGCCGCGAACGTTACGCCGGCAAACGCACGATGGTGATCGGTGCGGGACACAGCGCCGCCACGGTCGTGCGAGACCTCGCCGAGCTGGCGACCGAAGCTCCCGGCACCCGCGTGCTGTGGGCGACGCGTGGGGACGCCGCGACGCTGTTCCTCGAGCGCGCCGACGACTCGCTGCCGGAGCGCGCGACGCTCGATCGCGGTGCGCGCGCCCTGGTGGCGGGGGCCGACCCGGCGGTGACGCACGTGGGTGGTGCGGTGATCGAGGGCTTCGAGTTCAACTCGGCGACGCATCGCTACCGCGTCGCGCTGCGGATCGGCGAGCAGACGCGCAACGAGGAGGTCGACCAGGTGATCGTCAACACCGGATACGGCCCCGACAACTCGATCTATCGCGAGCTGCAGATTCACGAGTGCTACGGCTCGCGCGGCCCCATGAAACTCTCGGCGGCGATCCTGGGCGCCAGCGGCGCGGCCGGCGGCGACTGCACGAAGATGCCGGCATTCGGCATCGACGCGCTCGCGAACCCCGAGCCGGACTACTTCATCGTGGGCAACAAGTCGTACGCGCGGTACAGTTCGTTCCTGCTCGAGACGGGCTACCGGCAGGTCGCCGACGTGGTGGCGAGTCTGGCAGCGAACCCCACATCACTCGCGAGTGCAGCAGTGGGCACTGCGGCGGTGTCGAGCCCGACGGGGTGA